From one Lotus japonicus ecotype B-129 chromosome 3, LjGifu_v1.2 genomic stretch:
- the LOC130709511 gene encoding metalloendoproteinase 4-MMP-like isoform X1 codes for MPPNSPAPSIMFHHFLLHSFTLFSTLLLIISHSHIVSETTQLSPPATKINITNHNLRSFNNAARGTKITGISQFKRYLSRFGYLPRNHHNNFTDEFDAAFESALIRYQQKLGLQVTGKLDSKTVSQMITPRCGVPDTTTTRTTHTSHSHLNNITQHFVYFPGKPRWSRDRPMRLTYAFSREYTIHTLTHHEIRRVFKRAFSRWALVIPVSFAESADYDFADIRIGFYSGDHGDGEPFDGVLGVLAHSFSPEIGRLHLDAAETWAVDFAAMKSLVAVDLESVATHEIGHLLGLSHSSVKEAVMYPSLRPRDKRADLNIDDVKGVQSLYGLNRNFRSQWALESVMSVNHGVKFGGKAFMLVTALIIVTSSIILRFQC; via the coding sequence ATGCCTCCAAACTCACCCGCACCATCCATCATGTTCCATCATTTCCTCCTACACTCCTTCACACTCTTCTCCACCCTTCTCCTCATAATATCACATTCACACATTGTTTCAGAAACAACGCAACTCTCACCACCAGCAACCAAAATAAACATCACCAACCACAACCTCCGAAGCTTCAACAACGCTGCAAGAGGCACAAAAATCACAGGTATTTCACAGTTCAAAAGATACCTATCTCGCTTTGGGTACCTTCCAAGAAACCATCACAACAATTTTACAGATGAGTTTGATGCAGCGTTTGAATCAGCTCTCATCAGATACCAGCAAAAGCTTGGACTCCAAGTTACCGGGAAGCTCGATTCAAAAACCGTTTCGCAGATGATCACACCACGATGCGGTGTTCCagacacaacaacaacaagaacaacacACACTTCACATTCTCACCTCAACAACATCACGCAGCACTTCGTGTATTTCCCAGGGAAACCACGCTGGTCACGTGACAGGCCAATGAGACTCACCTACGCCTTCTCACGTGAGTACACGATACACACCTTGACCCACCACGAAATAAGGCGCGTGTTCAAACGCGCCTTTTCGAGGTGGGCTTTGGTTATACCGGTTAGTTTCGCGGAATCCGCGGACTATGATTTCGCGGATATCAGAATAGGCTTTTACTCCGGTGACCACGGTGATGGTGAGCCGTTCGACGGGGTGCTCGGCGTGCTGGCACACTCATTCTCCCCGGAAATCGGACGGCTCCACCTCGACGCGGCCGAGACATGGGCGGTGGATTTTGCCGCGATGAAGTCGCTGGTGGCGGTGGATTTGGAGTCAGTGGCGACGCATGAGATTGGGCATTTGCTGGGATTGTCACACAGTTCGGTGAAAGAGGCTGTCATGTATCCAAGCCTGAGGCCGAGAGATAAGAGAGCTGATTTGAACATTGATGATGTAAAAGGAGTGCAATCACTTTATGGGTTGAATCGTAATTTCAGATCTCAGTGGGCACTGGAATCTGTTATGTCCGTTAATCATGGTGTGAAGTTTGGTGGGAAAGCTTTCATGTTGGTTACAGCTTTGATTATTGTTACAAGTTCTATCATTCTTAGATTTCAGTGTTAA
- the LOC130709511 gene encoding metalloendoproteinase 4-MMP-like isoform X2: protein MPPNSPAPSIMFHHFLLHSFTLFSTLLLIISHSHIVSETTQLSPPATKINITNHNLRSFNNAARGTKITAFESALIRYQQKLGLQVTGKLDSKTVSQMITPRCGVPDTTTTRTTHTSHSHLNNITQHFVYFPGKPRWSRDRPMRLTYAFSREYTIHTLTHHEIRRVFKRAFSRWALVIPVSFAESADYDFADIRIGFYSGDHGDGEPFDGVLGVLAHSFSPEIGRLHLDAAETWAVDFAAMKSLVAVDLESVATHEIGHLLGLSHSSVKEAVMYPSLRPRDKRADLNIDDVKGVQSLYGLNRNFRSQWALESVMSVNHGVKFGGKAFMLVTALIIVTSSIILRFQC, encoded by the exons ATGCCTCCAAACTCACCCGCACCATCCATCATGTTCCATCATTTCCTCCTACACTCCTTCACACTCTTCTCCACCCTTCTCCTCATAATATCACATTCACACATTGTTTCAGAAACAACGCAACTCTCACCACCAGCAACCAAAATAAACATCACCAACCACAACCTCCGAAGCTTCAACAACGCTGCAAGAGGCACAAAAATCACAG CGTTTGAATCAGCTCTCATCAGATACCAGCAAAAGCTTGGACTCCAAGTTACCGGGAAGCTCGATTCAAAAACCGTTTCGCAGATGATCACACCACGATGCGGTGTTCCagacacaacaacaacaagaacaacacACACTTCACATTCTCACCTCAACAACATCACGCAGCACTTCGTGTATTTCCCAGGGAAACCACGCTGGTCACGTGACAGGCCAATGAGACTCACCTACGCCTTCTCACGTGAGTACACGATACACACCTTGACCCACCACGAAATAAGGCGCGTGTTCAAACGCGCCTTTTCGAGGTGGGCTTTGGTTATACCGGTTAGTTTCGCGGAATCCGCGGACTATGATTTCGCGGATATCAGAATAGGCTTTTACTCCGGTGACCACGGTGATGGTGAGCCGTTCGACGGGGTGCTCGGCGTGCTGGCACACTCATTCTCCCCGGAAATCGGACGGCTCCACCTCGACGCGGCCGAGACATGGGCGGTGGATTTTGCCGCGATGAAGTCGCTGGTGGCGGTGGATTTGGAGTCAGTGGCGACGCATGAGATTGGGCATTTGCTGGGATTGTCACACAGTTCGGTGAAAGAGGCTGTCATGTATCCAAGCCTGAGGCCGAGAGATAAGAGAGCTGATTTGAACATTGATGATGTAAAAGGAGTGCAATCACTTTATGGGTTGAATCGTAATTTCAGATCTCAGTGGGCACTGGAATCTGTTATGTCCGTTAATCATGGTGTGAAGTTTGGTGGGAAAGCTTTCATGTTGGTTACAGCTTTGATTATTGTTACAAGTTCTATCATTCTTAGATTTCAGTGTTAA
- the LOC130749467 gene encoding uncharacterized protein LOC130749467 — translation MVDLQTVCCMCGDIGFPDKLFRCNKCRHRFQHSYCSNFYGELAEIGQCDWCQSEVKNSTNVVVGSNSKKPVLVAVTGITNRSEFAGERIKQHDVSEKGKSPTPSPRSTRRYKLLKDVMC, via the exons ATGGTGGATCTTCAAACTGTTTGCTGCATGTGCGGCGATATTGGTTTCCCTGACAAACTTTTCCGCTGCAATAAGTGCCGCCACCGATTCCAACACTC GTATTGCAGTAACTTCTATGGGGAATTAGCTGAGATAGGACAGTGCGATTGGTGCCAAAGCGAGGTGAAAAATTCAACAAATGTTGTTGTTGGCTCGAATTCCAAGAAACCGGTGCTCGTCGCCGTGACTGGAATAACTAACCGTTCTGAATTTGCCGGTGAGAGAATCAAACAGCATGACGTCTCAGAGAAGGGGAAGAGCCCAACTCCTTCGCCCCGGAGTACACGCAGGTACAAGCTTCTCAAGGATGTCATGTGTTAA